A genomic segment from Myxosarcina sp. GI1 encodes:
- a CDS encoding Asr1405/Asl0597 family protein, protein MQKPFDQKFHFRRLGKTTFFALQRGENINLIVHQWHTALIKLRQKYDRGSAKRNWLEGLTAKPGCCSLLFSQFVCWLERKQIPLLPRFLAFLWWFFTNFDIFPEHKIGKEGKDNECSSTFANVIVVPIVEISDYAKQIAYQRLQELDIPCWRTRDGNIWVEVKDVNIAILVHQTIQQSTAKTPELVQMLHNCWNQDIAS, encoded by the coding sequence ATGCAAAAGCCTTTCGACCAAAAATTTCACTTCCGACGATTGGGAAAAACGACTTTTTTTGCTCTTCAACGGGGAGAAAATATAAATCTAATCGTTCATCAATGGCATACAGCACTTATTAAGTTACGTCAAAAATACGATCGCGGTTCGGCCAAACGAAACTGGTTAGAAGGTTTGACAGCTAAACCAGGTTGTTGCAGTTTGCTGTTTTCTCAGTTTGTTTGTTGGTTAGAACGGAAGCAAATACCTTTATTGCCGCGCTTTTTAGCTTTCTTGTGGTGGTTTTTTACCAATTTTGATATTTTTCCCGAACACAAAATAGGAAAAGAGGGTAAAGACAATGAATGTAGCTCGACATTTGCCAACGTCATCGTCGTACCTATCGTTGAAATTTCCGATTATGCCAAGCAGATTGCTTACCAACGCCTACAAGAATTAGATATACCCTGTTGGCGTACCCGTGATGGTAATATTTGGGTCGAAGTTAAAGATGTAAATATTGCCATACTAGTTCATCAAACAATTCAGCAATCTACCGCTAAAACTCCAGAGTTAGTGCAAATGCTTCACAATTGCTGGAACCAAGATATCGCCAGTTAG